The following proteins are co-located in the Pseudomonas fluorescens genome:
- a CDS encoding undecaprenyl-phosphate glucose phosphotransferase — protein sequence MREKSSVVSLFLTRAGFVEFFVVFVKLVHGLTAILPPLVLVFFLDTMAPQLRAHFLGLLLFFAVLSVILFHALGIYSEELFSNRLRLRTSIVAWSSAFCILLFMYQILQFFPQLTPRNLVAWYFASLGLFCLERLVMLRLYRNLMRKGKYLQRTVILGFTDTAVHVADHLQRNGDIRSGLIGFIDDRTERIPKELSRLPLLGNTRDLEKLIRAEQVNQVMICLPWAAEQRIHGLVNRLRQMSVNVMLVPDMAALRYGHSRITDVGGILMFNTSQLPLRGWSPFIKRCEDLLLASIALVALSPVMVLTAIAIKLDSKGPVLFRQNRFGYNDNEIRVFKFRSMFTDQSDFTAEQQTTRQDPRITRVGRIIRKTSIDELPQLFNVLLGNMSMVGPRPHATATKAAGIPFEVAVSEYSSRHRVKPGITGWAQINGYRGETDTLIKIQKRVEYDLEYISKWSVWFDLYIVFMTIPAVLSTKEVY from the coding sequence ATGCGAGAAAAGTCGTCAGTCGTAAGCCTGTTTCTGACCCGTGCGGGTTTTGTTGAATTTTTTGTGGTTTTCGTCAAATTGGTACACGGCCTGACTGCTATCTTGCCACCGCTGGTCCTGGTATTTTTCCTCGACACAATGGCCCCTCAGTTGCGTGCGCACTTCCTCGGCCTGCTGCTGTTTTTTGCAGTGCTGAGCGTGATTCTTTTCCATGCACTGGGGATCTATTCAGAGGAGTTGTTCAGCAATCGTCTGCGCCTGCGGACCAGCATCGTGGCCTGGTCCTCGGCGTTCTGCATCTTGCTGTTCATGTACCAGATCCTGCAGTTTTTCCCGCAATTGACGCCGCGCAACCTGGTGGCGTGGTACTTCGCCAGCCTCGGGCTGTTCTGCCTTGAGCGCCTGGTGATGCTGCGCCTGTATCGCAACCTGATGCGCAAAGGCAAATACCTGCAACGTACGGTGATTTTGGGCTTCACCGACACCGCCGTGCACGTCGCCGACCACCTGCAACGCAACGGCGATATCCGTTCCGGCCTGATCGGTTTTATCGATGACCGCACCGAGCGCATTCCCAAGGAATTGAGTCGTCTGCCCTTACTGGGCAATACCCGTGACCTGGAAAAGCTGATCCGTGCCGAACAGGTCAACCAAGTGATGATCTGCTTGCCGTGGGCCGCCGAGCAACGCATCCACGGGCTGGTCAATCGCCTGCGCCAGATGTCGGTGAACGTGATGCTGGTGCCCGACATGGCGGCCTTGCGCTATGGCCACAGCCGCATCACCGACGTGGGCGGCATTTTGATGTTCAACACCTCGCAGTTGCCGCTGCGCGGTTGGTCGCCATTCATCAAGCGCTGTGAAGATTTGCTGCTGGCCAGCATTGCCTTGGTGGCGCTGTCGCCAGTGATGGTGCTGACGGCAATCGCCATCAAGCTCGACTCCAAAGGCCCGGTGCTGTTTCGCCAGAACCGCTTCGGCTACAACGACAACGAGATTCGCGTGTTCAAATTCCGCTCGATGTTCACCGACCAGAGCGACTTCACCGCCGAGCAACAGACCACTCGCCAAGACCCGCGCATCACCCGTGTGGGCCGCATCATTCGCAAGACCAGCATTGACGAGCTGCCGCAGTTATTCAATGTGCTGCTGGGCAATATGTCCATGGTCGGCCCGCGCCCCCACGCCACTGCGACCAAGGCCGCCGGTATTCCGTTCGAAGTCGCGGTGAGCGAGTACAGTTCGCGGCATCGGGTCAAGCCGGGCATCACCGGCTGGGCGCAGATCAACGGCTACCGGGGTGAAACCGATACCCTGATCAAGATCCAGAAACGTGTCGAGTACGACCTGGAGTACATCTCCAAGTGGTCGGTGTGGTTTGACTTGTACATCGTCTTCATGACGATCCCGGCCGTCCTCTCCACCAAGGAAGTCTATTGA
- a CDS encoding glycosyltransferase family 2 protein translates to MRTSLIIPTRNASSHLARLLPALKMQTLQPDEMLVVDSASSDDTVARFRDFGARVEVIDARDFNHGGTRRWASEQVGGDALIMMTQDAIPDSPETFANLLDELQQDPRSGVAYGRQLPHPGAGVLGAQSRHFNYPAQSRSKRLADAPELGIKTCFSSDSFCVYRRSALQAVGGFPVDVIGSEDAYVAARMLLQDYTVRYAATARVYHSHDYRLMDEFHRYFDIGVFYGRETWIRQAFGDAGGEGKRYVLAEIAALRAAGALHRVPEVLVRSAFKLLGYRLGQLERRLPLALKRRISMFPGYWR, encoded by the coding sequence ATGCGTACTTCGTTGATCATCCCGACCCGCAACGCGTCCAGTCACCTGGCGCGCCTGCTGCCTGCGCTGAAAATGCAGACCCTGCAACCGGACGAAATGCTGGTGGTCGACAGCGCCTCCAGCGATGACACCGTGGCGCGGTTTCGCGACTTCGGCGCCCGGGTCGAGGTGATCGACGCGCGGGACTTCAACCACGGCGGCACGCGCCGCTGGGCCAGTGAACAGGTGGGTGGTGATGCGCTGATCATGATGACTCAGGACGCGATCCCCGACAGCCCCGAGACCTTCGCCAACCTGCTTGACGAATTGCAGCAAGACCCGCGCAGCGGCGTGGCGTACGGCCGGCAATTGCCACACCCCGGCGCCGGTGTGCTGGGCGCGCAGTCGCGGCATTTCAACTACCCGGCCCAGAGTCGCAGCAAGCGCCTGGCCGATGCGCCGGAGCTGGGCATCAAGACCTGCTTCAGCTCCGACTCTTTTTGCGTCTACCGACGCAGCGCATTGCAGGCCGTCGGCGGCTTTCCCGTCGATGTGATCGGCAGCGAAGACGCCTACGTCGCTGCGCGCATGCTTCTCCAGGACTACACAGTGCGCTACGCCGCCACCGCGCGGGTGTATCACTCCCACGATTACCGACTCATGGATGAGTTTCACCGCTACTTCGACATTGGCGTGTTCTACGGTCGCGAGACGTGGATTCGCCAGGCCTTTGGCGACGCAGGTGGTGAAGGTAAACGCTATGTACTGGCTGAGATCGCGGCCTTGCGCGCAGCCGGTGCATTGCACCGCGTACCCGAAGTACTGGTGCGCAGCGCGTTCAAGCTGCTCGGCTATCGGCTGGGCCAGTTGGAACGCCGGCTCCCCCTCGCCCTCAAGCGGCGCATCAGCATGTTCCCCGGTTATTGGAGGTGA
- a CDS encoding GumC family protein, with protein sequence MIEIRSFRDLLRLFFIFRQEFKLAAIAALVIILLGAFLLPAKYESTARLLVKPGRDSTLPIEISNRQALVMPSTQRDPIVDEERLLTGRPIVRTVAEHYLELIDNAPPPEGFWKRTKYYVKAGVGAVFDGIRVVLETVGIVEKTTPVERLAASLEKNFEVSHAAGSTVMDISFRWGDPEIAQAVVKDWVETYITERTQALGRKSLYAFYEGQVNTSATEIKSYKEQILKHLNEIGAASITDRLEDLSERINVLRGETFNTSRLIASSDSALQSTRDQLKTQPKEVTTVRQIALNPQQQDLRRLLNQKLLEKADMMRTYTDNAPPVKALDASIRAMQAQVASESNTVQSSENRAPNTLEIHLQRVLLDESSNNLALRTQLVQQQKQLVNLEAQRKEAMEIEPELARLARELSATERNYALYVDNLEKSRIDRELDKSQISNIAVIEEATLNPGRIFPKTLVMLLLAIPFAIVVGLLVIYLCYLLDQRIHDGGLVERKFGLPLWTTLPELDTSTAQSTNAFNASIYRLYGLLQLDRIAERGMTLGLTSARHGEGVTFVVEQLRQLLQENGIAVRVGGAEPAAPGELVLLDASALLDNRDAFINLRRADLIALVVEAQKSTVPVVEHALSILNTAFGKVDGIIINRRKFEVPAKVLKTIAKYRGAF encoded by the coding sequence ATGATCGAGATCCGTTCTTTTCGTGATCTTCTGCGCCTGTTCTTCATCTTCCGGCAAGAGTTCAAACTGGCCGCCATCGCGGCGCTGGTGATCATTCTGCTGGGTGCATTTTTGCTGCCGGCCAAGTACGAATCCACCGCGCGCCTGTTGGTCAAGCCGGGGCGTGATTCCACCTTGCCGATCGAGATCAGCAACCGTCAGGCGCTGGTGATGCCCAGCACCCAGCGCGACCCGATTGTCGACGAGGAACGCTTGCTGACCGGGCGCCCGATTGTGCGCACCGTCGCCGAGCATTATCTGGAACTGATCGACAACGCGCCGCCGCCTGAAGGCTTCTGGAAGCGCACCAAGTACTACGTCAAGGCCGGCGTGGGTGCGGTGTTCGATGGTATTCGCGTGGTACTTGAAACCGTTGGCATTGTGGAAAAAACCACGCCGGTGGAACGCCTGGCCGCGAGCCTGGAAAAAAACTTCGAGGTCAGCCACGCCGCAGGTTCCACGGTGATGGATATCAGCTTCAGGTGGGGCGACCCGGAAATTGCCCAGGCCGTGGTCAAGGACTGGGTCGAGACCTACATCACCGAACGCACCCAGGCGCTGGGTCGCAAGAGCCTGTACGCGTTCTATGAAGGTCAGGTGAACACCAGCGCCACCGAGATCAAGAGCTATAAGGAGCAGATCCTCAAGCACTTGAATGAGATCGGCGCGGCGAGCATCACTGATCGCCTGGAAGACTTGTCCGAACGCATCAACGTGCTGCGCGGCGAGACCTTCAACACCAGCCGCCTGATCGCCTCGTCCGACAGCGCGCTGCAGAGCACACGCGATCAACTGAAAACCCAACCCAAGGAAGTCACCACCGTACGCCAGATCGCGCTGAACCCGCAGCAGCAGGATTTGCGTCGCCTGCTGAACCAGAAGCTGTTGGAAAAAGCCGACATGATGCGCACCTACACCGACAACGCGCCGCCGGTCAAAGCCCTGGATGCGTCGATTCGTGCGATGCAAGCCCAGGTCGCCAGTGAGAGCAACACGGTGCAATCTTCCGAAAACCGTGCGCCGAACACCCTGGAAATCCACTTGCAGCGCGTGCTGCTGGACGAGTCGAGCAACAACCTGGCGCTGCGCACCCAACTTGTGCAGCAGCAAAAACAACTGGTGAACCTCGAAGCCCAACGCAAAGAGGCCATGGAGATCGAACCGGAACTGGCGCGTCTGGCACGCGAGCTGAGCGCTACCGAACGCAACTACGCGCTGTACGTGGACAACCTGGAAAAATCACGCATCGACCGTGAACTGGACAAGAGCCAGATCAGCAATATTGCGGTGATCGAAGAAGCCACCCTGAACCCGGGTCGCATCTTTCCGAAAACCCTGGTGATGCTGCTACTCGCGATTCCGTTTGCCATCGTCGTCGGTTTGCTGGTGATTTACCTGTGCTACCTGTTGGACCAGCGTATTCATGACGGCGGCCTGGTGGAGCGCAAGTTCGGTCTGCCACTGTGGACCACGTTGCCGGAGCTGGACACCAGCACCGCGCAAAGTACCAACGCGTTCAATGCGAGTATTTACCGGCTGTACGGGTTGCTGCAGTTGGACCGTATTGCCGAGCGAGGCATGACCCTGGGGCTGACCTCGGCGCGTCATGGTGAAGGGGTGACCTTCGTGGTCGAGCAACTGCGCCAATTGCTGCAGGAAAACGGCATTGCCGTGCGGGTCGGCGGCGCGGAGCCTGCTGCACCGGGCGAACTGGTGCTGCTGGATGCCTCGGCGCTGCTGGATAACCGCGATGCGTTTATCAACCTGCGCCGTGCCGACTTGATCGCCCTGGTGGTAGAAGCGCAAAAAAGCACGGTGCCGGTGGTGGAACACGCCCTGTCGATCCTCAACACGGCGTTCGGCAAGGTGGATGGCATCATCATCAACCGACGCAAATTCGAAGTGCCGGCCAAGGTGCTTAAAACGATCGCCAAGTACCGGGGAGCGTTCTGA
- a CDS encoding alpha/beta fold hydrolase, translating to MTPLAPLLYVRTSMLDVAYETHGPDDGEPVILLHGFPYDPRGYDEIAPALAARGCRVLVPYLRGYGPTRFIDEQVMRSGQQAALAKDLLDFMDALRIPRATLAGYDWGGRAACIVAALWPERVRGLVTGDGYNIQDIAQSPTPSAPETEHRLWYQFYFHTQRGVDGLTANRRELCQLLWQLWSPTWAEGPAQYDKSAPSFDNPDFVEVVIHSYRHRFMYVPGDPALEPIERALALQPCISVPSISLCGADDGVGPAPVEDDDVEHFTGVYRREVLPGVGHNIPQEAPLTTLAAICELLDRT from the coding sequence ATGACCCCACTCGCCCCACTGCTTTATGTGCGCACGTCCATGCTGGATGTGGCCTATGAAACCCACGGCCCCGACGACGGTGAGCCGGTTATTCTGTTGCATGGTTTCCCCTACGACCCACGCGGCTACGATGAGATTGCGCCGGCCCTGGCCGCGCGCGGGTGCCGGGTGTTAGTGCCCTACCTGCGCGGTTATGGCCCGACGCGGTTTATCGATGAACAGGTGATGCGTTCGGGCCAACAGGCGGCGCTGGCCAAGGACTTGCTGGATTTCATGGATGCGCTGCGTATCCCGCGAGCGACCCTGGCAGGCTATGACTGGGGTGGGCGTGCCGCCTGTATCGTCGCGGCACTGTGGCCGGAGCGGGTGCGCGGGTTGGTGACCGGCGATGGCTACAACATTCAGGATATCGCCCAGTCGCCGACGCCGAGCGCCCCGGAGACTGAGCATAGGCTGTGGTATCAGTTCTACTTTCACACCCAGCGCGGCGTCGACGGTCTGACCGCCAATCGTCGCGAGCTCTGCCAGTTATTGTGGCAGCTGTGGTCGCCGACCTGGGCCGAAGGACCGGCCCAGTATGACAAGAGCGCGCCGTCGTTTGATAACCCGGACTTTGTTGAGGTGGTGATTCATTCCTACCGCCACCGTTTCATGTACGTCCCCGGCGACCCGGCGCTGGAGCCCATCGAGCGAGCCCTGGCGTTGCAGCCGTGCATTTCGGTGCCGAGCATCTCGTTATGCGGCGCCGATGATGGCGTGGGCCCAGCCCCGGTTGAGGATGACGATGTGGAACATTTCACCGGCGTTTATCGACGCGAAGTCTTGCCCGGCGTCGGTCACAATATTCCCCAGGAAGCACCGCTGACGACCCTTGCAGCGATTTGCGAATTGCTGGATCGGACGTAA
- a CDS encoding polysaccharide biosynthesis/export family protein, translated as MKRTLLVLAMMALAACNTPARIVPPDDKTIEDGKRALDQLAQLPVAVERIRVGDQLRIVRDAGEMPTLSAFNVSTIYELTLYTVQTDGKINYPFLGPIQVAGRQPSELASELTNKLAPVYREPRVTVNINQAPGNSVIVGGAVNNPTAVQIGTANTLEQAIVGAGGVNPSGDASMVALLREDAQGAYHAYFLDFSQYLKPGPNGRKSVRLQRGDVVFVPKSNVGERIQGVDTYLNQLIPFTKSIGVGYNYTRTSSSSSN; from the coding sequence ATGAAAAGAACCTTGCTCGTCCTGGCCATGATGGCGTTGGCCGCCTGCAATACGCCCGCACGCATCGTCCCACCGGACGACAAGACCATCGAAGACGGCAAGCGCGCCCTCGACCAACTCGCACAGCTGCCAGTGGCCGTGGAACGCATCCGCGTCGGCGACCAGCTGCGTATCGTGCGTGATGCCGGGGAGATGCCGACCTTGTCCGCGTTCAACGTCAGCACGATTTACGAGCTGACGCTGTACACGGTGCAAACGGACGGCAAGATCAATTACCCGTTCCTGGGCCCGATCCAGGTCGCCGGTCGCCAACCCTCGGAACTGGCCAGCGAGCTGACCAACAAGCTGGCGCCGGTGTACCGCGAGCCACGGGTGACGGTGAACATCAACCAGGCTCCGGGTAACTCGGTGATCGTCGGCGGCGCGGTGAACAACCCGACCGCAGTGCAGATCGGCACGGCCAACACCCTGGAGCAAGCCATTGTCGGCGCCGGCGGGGTGAACCCCTCGGGCGATGCGAGCATGGTTGCACTGCTGCGTGAAGATGCCCAAGGCGCCTATCACGCCTACTTCCTGGATTTCAGCCAATACCTCAAACCCGGTCCCAACGGGCGTAAATCGGTGCGCCTGCAACGCGGGGATGTGGTGTTCGTACCTAAATCCAACGTGGGCGAGCGGATCCAAGGCGTGGACACCTACTTGAACCAACTGATCCCGTTCACCAAGTCGATCGGGGTTGGCTACAACTACACGCGAACCAGCAGCAGTTCCAGTAACTAA
- a CDS encoding GlxA family transcriptional regulator, whose amino-acid sequence MTRIIHVLAFDNAQVLDVTGPLQVFASTNDLARQRGLPLPYAASVIAAQTTPVMTSAGLALLAEPLPAADTPCDTLVIAGGWGVYGAAEDAELVAWVKQKAQHTRRMASVCTGAFLLAASGLLDGCRVATHWTRCEELARKYPLLTVESNPIFIQQGAVWTSAGVTAGIDLCLALVEEDLGRAVALEVARHLVVFLKRPGGQSQFSAALSLQKGDTRFADLHAWIAENLSLDLNIPTLAAQAGMSERSFVRHYRAETGQTPARAVELIRVDAARRQLADSTASVKRIAVQCGFGCEETLRRSFLRALDVTPQAYRERFCQPA is encoded by the coding sequence ATGACTCGAATAATCCACGTACTCGCGTTTGATAACGCCCAGGTGCTCGACGTAACCGGGCCGCTGCAGGTGTTCGCCTCGACCAACGACCTGGCGCGTCAGCGCGGTTTGCCATTGCCCTACGCGGCCTCGGTGATCGCCGCGCAGACAACGCCGGTGATGACCTCCGCTGGCTTGGCGCTGTTGGCCGAGCCTTTGCCGGCGGCCGACACACCGTGCGATACGCTGGTAATCGCCGGCGGCTGGGGTGTGTACGGTGCCGCCGAAGACGCTGAGTTGGTGGCGTGGGTGAAGCAAAAAGCCCAGCACACCCGGCGCATGGCCTCGGTATGCACGGGCGCTTTTTTGCTGGCCGCCAGCGGCTTGCTCGATGGCTGTCGGGTGGCCACCCACTGGACCCGCTGTGAAGAACTGGCGCGCAAGTACCCTTTGCTGACGGTGGAGTCCAACCCGATTTTCATCCAGCAAGGCGCGGTGTGGACCTCTGCCGGTGTAACGGCCGGCATCGACCTGTGCCTGGCCCTGGTGGAGGAGGACCTTGGTCGGGCCGTCGCCCTGGAAGTCGCGCGGCATCTGGTGGTGTTTCTCAAGCGCCCGGGGGGCCAATCCCAATTCAGCGCGGCCTTGTCCCTGCAAAAAGGCGACACTCGCTTCGCCGATTTGCACGCCTGGATCGCCGAAAACCTCAGCCTCGATCTGAACATTCCCACACTGGCTGCCCAGGCGGGCATGAGCGAACGCAGTTTCGTACGCCACTATCGCGCTGAAACCGGGCAAACCCCGGCGCGTGCGGTCGAGTTGATACGCGTCGACGCCGCGCGCCGACAGTTGGCCGACAGCACCGCCTCGGTCAAGCGCATCGCCGTGCAGTGTGGTTTCGGTTGTGAGGAGACCCTGCGCCGCAGTTTTCTGCGCGCGCTGGACGTTACGCCCCAGGCCTATCGTGAACGCTTCTGCCAACCGGCCTGA
- a CDS encoding mannose-1-phosphate guanylyltransferase/mannose-6-phosphate isomerase, with amino-acid sequence MNTLNGLIPCIISGGSGTRLWPVSRQNMPKPFMRMRDGQSLLQKTFQRAAKLPGVESVLTVTNRDLLFRTLDDYRAVNKAHLPLDLLLEPFGRNTAAAIAVAALHVQAHFGDDAQLLVMPADHLILNEVAFAEAVVQARDLAEAGYLVTFGIQPDHPETGFGYIEKGDALGTGFRVKRFVEKPDLATAQGYLDGGKHLWNAGMFCFKASTLVDELAAHAPDVLTAANAALEHSHDLQNKTSRQRELDPDAFGSAPDISIDVALMEKSKQVAVVPCDIGWSDIGSWEALRQLTPSDAHGNQVNGEAILHDVHNCYIDSPKRVLGAVGVRDLIIVDTPDALLIADAHRSQDVRFIVAELKRQNHPAYSLHRTVTRPWGTYTVLEESTRFKIKRIVVKPQASLSLQMHHHRSEHWVVVSGAAQITNGDREFLINANESTYIPAGHKHRLTNPGIIDLVMIEVQSGEYLGEDDIVRFDDIYGRAPLDVKK; translated from the coding sequence ATGAATACCCTCAACGGATTAATTCCCTGCATTATTTCCGGTGGCTCGGGCACACGGCTGTGGCCGGTTTCCCGTCAGAACATGCCCAAGCCCTTCATGCGCATGCGTGACGGCCAGAGCCTGTTGCAAAAGACTTTCCAGCGCGCGGCCAAACTGCCCGGCGTGGAAAGCGTGCTGACCGTGACCAACCGCGACCTGCTGTTTCGCACCCTGGATGACTACCGCGCAGTCAACAAGGCTCACCTGCCCCTGGACCTGTTGCTGGAACCGTTCGGCCGCAACACGGCGGCGGCCATTGCAGTGGCCGCCCTGCATGTGCAGGCGCATTTTGGCGACGACGCGCAGTTGCTGGTAATGCCCGCCGACCATTTGATTCTCAATGAAGTCGCGTTCGCCGAAGCGGTGGTCCAGGCCCGCGACCTGGCCGAAGCCGGCTACCTGGTCACCTTCGGCATTCAGCCCGACCACCCGGAAACCGGCTTCGGCTACATCGAAAAAGGCGATGCGCTGGGCACCGGCTTCCGGGTCAAACGTTTTGTCGAGAAACCCGACCTGGCCACCGCGCAAGGCTACCTCGACGGCGGCAAGCACCTGTGGAATGCCGGCATGTTCTGCTTCAAGGCCAGCACCCTGGTCGACGAACTCGCCGCCCATGCCCCCGATGTGCTGACCGCGGCCAACGCGGCACTGGAACACAGCCATGACCTGCAAAACAAAACCTCGCGCCAGCGTGAACTGGACCCTGACGCATTCGGCAGCGCGCCGGATATCTCCATCGACGTCGCGTTAATGGAGAAATCCAAGCAAGTCGCCGTCGTGCCGTGCGACATCGGCTGGAGCGACATCGGTTCCTGGGAAGCCTTGCGCCAACTCACACCCAGCGACGCGCATGGCAACCAGGTCAATGGCGAAGCGATTTTGCATGACGTGCACAACTGCTACATCGACTCGCCCAAGCGCGTACTCGGCGCCGTCGGCGTGCGCGACCTGATCATCGTCGACACCCCCGATGCGCTGCTGATCGCCGACGCCCACCGCAGCCAGGACGTGCGTTTTATCGTCGCCGAACTCAAGCGTCAGAATCATCCCGCGTACAGCCTGCACCGCACCGTCACGCGGCCGTGGGGCACCTACACCGTGCTGGAGGAAAGCACCCGGTTCAAGATCAAGCGCATCGTGGTCAAGCCCCAGGCATCGCTGTCGTTGCAAATGCACCATCACCGCAGCGAGCACTGGGTGGTGGTCAGCGGCGCCGCCCAGATCACCAATGGCGACCGCGAATTTCTGATCAACGCCAACGAGTCCACCTACATCCCGGCCGGGCACAAGCACCGCTTGACCAACCCCGGCATCATCGACCTGGTGATGATTGAGGTGCAAAGCGGTGAGTACCTGGGCGAGGACGACATCGTGCGCTTTGACGACATCTACGGGCGTGCGCCCCTTGACGTGAAAAAGTGA
- a CDS encoding DJ-1/PfpI family protein, producing the protein MTLQIGFLLFPGIQQLDLTGPYDVLGSLPDVALHLLWKDLAPVTSSTGLVFTPTMTYADCPRLDVICVPGGAGVGALMEDPHTLDFLKDQAQTARYVTSVCTGSLVLGAAGLLRGRKATTHWAYHDLLAPLGAIAVQARVVRDGNLFTGGGITAGIDFALTLAAELYSEDVAQRVQLQIEYAPAPPFDAGSPQTAPKHVLEDANQRTAESRRVRAEVVARAAARLR; encoded by the coding sequence ATGACCCTGCAGATCGGTTTTCTCTTGTTTCCCGGTATCCAGCAACTGGACCTCACCGGCCCCTATGACGTGTTGGGCTCACTGCCGGATGTGGCGCTGCACCTGCTGTGGAAAGACTTGGCGCCGGTCACGTCCAGCACCGGGCTGGTGTTCACCCCGACCATGACCTATGCCGATTGCCCGCGCCTGGATGTGATTTGCGTGCCCGGCGGAGCCGGTGTCGGCGCGTTGATGGAGGACCCGCACACCCTGGATTTCCTCAAGGACCAGGCACAGACCGCGCGCTACGTAACATCGGTATGCACCGGTTCGCTGGTACTCGGCGCGGCGGGTTTGCTGCGCGGCCGCAAGGCCACCACGCATTGGGCTTACCACGACCTGCTCGCCCCGCTCGGCGCGATTGCGGTGCAGGCGCGGGTGGTGCGTGACGGCAACCTGTTTACCGGGGGTGGCATCACCGCCGGGATCGACTTCGCCCTGACCCTGGCCGCCGAGTTGTACAGCGAGGACGTCGCGCAACGCGTGCAACTACAGATCGAATACGCACCGGCGCCGCCCTTCGACGCGGGCAGCCCGCAGACCGCCCCCAAGCACGTACTGGAGGACGCCAACCAGCGCACGGCGGAGTCGCGTCGGGTGCGTGCCGAGGTGGTGGCACGCGCCGCTGCACGGCTGCGCTGA